The proteins below come from a single Mauremys reevesii isolate NIE-2019 linkage group 6, ASM1616193v1, whole genome shotgun sequence genomic window:
- the DHFR gene encoding dihydrofolate reductase isoform X2 yields MTTTTTVEGKQNVVIMGKRTWFSIPEKNRPLKDRINIVLSRELKEPPKGAHYLAKSLDDALVLLDSPELKSKIDMVWIIGGSSIYKVAMEKPVHQRLFVTRILHEFESDTFFPEIDLEKYKHLPGYPGVPADVQEENGIQYKYEVYEKTV; encoded by the exons GTAAACAGAATGTGGTGATAATGGGTAAGAGGACCTGGTTCTCAATTCCTGAGAAGAATCGTCCCTTAAAAGACAGAATTAATATAGTGCTTAGCAGAGAGCTCAA GGAACCCCCAAAAGGAGCACATTATCTCGCCAAAAGTCTGGATGATGCTTTAGTTCTTCTGGACTCACCAGAGTTAAAAAGTAAGATAGACATGGTTTGGATTATCGGAGGCAGTTCCATTTATAAG gTAGCAATGGAGAAGCCAGTTCACCAGCGATTGTTTGTGACAAGAATTTTGCATGAGTTTGAAAGTGACACATTTTTTCCAGAAATTGATTTGGAGAAATACAAACATCTCCCAGG atatCCAGGAGTCCCTGCTGATGTCCAGGAAGAGAATGGCATCCAGTACAAATATGAAGTGTATGAAAAAACTGTTTAG